In a genomic window of Curtobacterium flaccumfaciens pv. betae:
- a CDS encoding DUF475 domain-containing protein, with protein MATRSLLTVPLLITIAAAAAAWLVLGPAAGLAFVALAFLEIAMAADSSVPMAGIAGRLHSPARRLFLSLGIVAGVLAMRLLLPPAAVAVGDATDPASSVEEAVFAPGSFSAHLAEVRPALAAFGAAFIWQVFAEYLFNTDRASRRSWLGSLEARLASVARPRVWSLVTAATGVVVTSVLVGSRSGWAAGALLPVALGGVAGIAAYLVSKRTASWALRSGPVGGASDTASIGVGRGAWRIHLYASTVVFERGLVVFMLFEILDGVYSLAGSGPLGSDGLGALEQAAVAIGAIGVGAVFLARLTSRVDQAAGLKRLRYLKAGAAYVLGVLSVLLWASLLVPIPGVVVGWFGTVVIGSALVSSLPWRAWWRRVVRRPRAV; from the coding sequence ATGGCCACGAGATCACTCCTGACCGTCCCCCTGCTCATCACCATCGCGGCCGCCGCGGCGGCCTGGCTGGTGCTCGGCCCCGCCGCAGGGCTCGCCTTCGTGGCCCTCGCGTTCCTCGAGATCGCGATGGCCGCGGACTCGTCCGTGCCGATGGCCGGCATCGCCGGCCGGCTGCACTCCCCCGCCCGGCGGCTGTTCCTGTCGCTCGGCATCGTCGCGGGCGTGCTCGCGATGCGCCTGCTCCTGCCTCCGGCCGCCGTCGCGGTCGGTGACGCGACCGACCCGGCCAGCTCGGTCGAGGAAGCCGTCTTCGCGCCCGGCTCGTTCTCCGCGCACCTGGCCGAGGTGCGTCCCGCCCTCGCCGCCTTCGGCGCCGCGTTCATCTGGCAGGTCTTCGCCGAGTACCTGTTCAACACCGACCGCGCGTCCCGCAGGTCGTGGCTGGGCAGCCTGGAGGCGCGGCTCGCCTCCGTCGCGCGACCCCGCGTCTGGTCGCTGGTCACCGCTGCGACAGGGGTCGTGGTGACCTCCGTGCTCGTCGGGTCGCGTTCCGGGTGGGCCGCCGGTGCGCTGCTGCCGGTCGCGCTCGGCGGGGTGGCCGGCATCGCCGCGTACCTCGTGTCGAAGCGGACCGCGTCGTGGGCGCTGCGCAGCGGCCCCGTCGGCGGCGCGTCGGACACGGCGTCGATCGGGGTCGGCCGCGGAGCCTGGCGCATCCACCTGTACGCGTCGACCGTCGTGTTCGAGCGGGGGCTCGTCGTGTTCATGCTGTTCGAGATCCTCGACGGCGTGTACAGCCTGGCGGGGTCCGGGCCGCTCGGATCGGACGGGCTCGGGGCCCTCGAGCAGGCCGCCGTCGCCATCGGGGCGATCGGGGTGGGCGCGGTGTTCCTGGCCCGCCTGACCTCGCGGGTCGACCAGGCTGCGGGACTGAAGCGGCTGCGGTACCTGAAGGCCGGTGCGGCGTACGTGCTCGGGGTGCTGTCGGTGCTGCTGTGGGCGAGTCTGCTCGTGCCGATCCCGGGCGTCGTCGTGGGGTGGTTCGGGACCGTCGTGATCGGGTCGGCGCTGGTGAGTTCCCTGCCGTGGCGCGCGTGGTGGCGGCGCGTGGTGCGGCGGCCGCGGGCGGTGTGA